Proteins encoded within one genomic window of Tigriopus californicus strain San Diego chromosome 12, Tcal_SD_v2.1, whole genome shotgun sequence:
- the LOC131891455 gene encoding HIV Tat-specific factor 1 homolog — protein sequence MTEVAASEYGDPVKSDPSSHTPPNVSSEVRPEACYSYDPDGRVTYTDPQTQLAYVLNQAQTDWVLKDPGDASANPPESYASDQPDYDFDGHTYGYTDAKGTKFKWNLDTKEWERQENQGNDEPSKDPSSSSESEMESETDEKPISEEEKKRRAYRKRKAQPGWGQKSNYMQDPESGAQLYRDAKDGMMYEWDREKNAWFPRIDEDFMAQYQLSYGFTPDGKAEPTRPEPEKEPDVPDIKKVDEVPAEAKKPKWFQEDENKTTKVYVCGLPEDMTEEGFVKFMSKCGMIEIDVRSNKPKVKLYLDKTTGKPKGDALCTYVKQESVQLALQILDGTKIDESEVTVERAKFEMKGEKYDAKLKPKKLRKKELEVLKKKHEKYLAWEVDQLRGERAKKDKVIVVKNLFVPKEFDKDASLILEYSDRLREHCAKFGSVKKVTVYDKHPEGVAQVSFESPEEADMAISMMQGRLFFNKRVMSAETWDGKTKYKVKETKEEEEARLANWDKFLLESEEEGGEKEQEKKRDEQIQNDSK from the exons ATGACAGAAGTGGCTGCCAGTGAATACGGAGATCCGGTCAAATCCGACCCATCCTCCCATACCCCACCCAATGTGTCCAGTGAGGTGCGTCCAGAGGCGTGCTACAGCTATGATCCCGATGGACGAGTCACTTACACGGATCCTCAAACCCAATTGGCTTATGTGCTCAATCAGGCTCAAACGGATTGGGTGCTCAAAGATCCGGGAGACGCCTCGGCCAATCCCCCTGAATCTTACGCATCCGATCAACCTGATTATGACTTTGATGGACATACATATGGCTACACAGACGCGAAGGGAACCAAGTTCAAGTGGAACCTGGACACGAAAGAATGGGAACGGCAGGAGAATCAAGGGAACGATGAACCATCAAAAG atccatcctcatcatcagaATCCGAAATGGAGAGTGAGACGGATGAGAAACCGATTTccgaggaggaaaagaaacgGAGGGCCTATCGTAAGCGCAAAGCCCAGCCCGGTTGGGGTCAAAAG TCGAACTACATGCAAGATCCCGAGAGTGGCGCCCAATTGTATCGCGATGCAAAAGATGGGATGATGTATGAATGGGACCGTGAAAAGAATGCCTGGTTTCCTCGGATTGACGAAGACTTCATGGCCCAATATCAACTCAGTTATGGATTCACACCCGACG ggAAAGCTGAACCCACGCGTCCAGAACCTGAAAAAGAACCAGACGTCCCCGATATTAAGAAGGTTGATGAAGTCCCAGCTGAAGCCAAGAAGCCTAAATGGTTCCAAGAGGACGAAAACAAGACCACCAAAGTGTATGTTTGTGGTCTACCCGAGGATATGACTGAAGAAGGCTTTGTAAAGTTCATGTCGAAATGCGGCATGATCGAGATTGATGTGCGGTCAAACAAGCCCAAAGTGAAATTATACCTAGATAAGACCACTGGCAAGCCCAAAGGCGATGCCTTGTGTACCTATGTCAAACAGGAATCAGTTCAATTGGCCTTGCAAATCCTGGACGGAACCAAGATAGACGAAAGCGAGGTCACGGTGGAGAGAGCCAAGTTCGAGATGAAAGGGGAGAAGTACGATGCCAAATTGAAGCCCAAGAAGTTGCGGAAAAAGGAGTTGGAAGTCCTCAAGAAGAAGCATGAAAAGTATTTAGCCTGGGAAGTGGACCAATTACGCGGAGAAAGGGCCAAAAAGGACAAAGTGATTGTAGTGAAGAACCTGTTTGTTCCCAAGGAGTTCGACAAGGATGCATCCTTGATCCTCGAGTACTCAGATCGACTAAGAGAACACTGTGCTAAGTTTGGGTCCGTCAAGAAGGTTACAGTGTACGACAAGCATCCTGAGGGCGTAGCTCAAGTGTCCTTCGAGTCCCCCGAGGAGGCCGATATGGCCATATCGATGATGCAAGGCCGATTGTTCTTCAATAAACGCGTAATGAGTGCCGAAACTTGGGACGGAAAGACCAAGTACAAAGTCAAGGAGaccaaagaagaggaagaagcccGATTAGCCAATTGGGACAAGTTCCTTCTGGAAAGTGAGGAAGAAGGTGGTGagaaggaacaagaaaaaaagagagatgaacaaattcaaaatgactcaaaatga
- the LOC131891454 gene encoding uncharacterized protein LOC131891454 — translation MTYSILRITSSQLPLQHNGKKVIMRSIVGSVSLLVIAAVINEAQCQYRRPMATILDDESINREELPSFETLIKPYLEECLTMDDAEANHQGCSIFQITDDGGFTIPPFELFVQKAIDVCKKATGNIAGCTELQSPNGEYVIPSIEEMQKKFLSECKVVDSSGSTSNQSSWCRLFRPE, via the exons ATGACATATTCCATACTAAGAATCACAAGTTCACAATTGCCACTTCAACACAACG GAAAAAAAGTAATCATGAGGTCCATCGTGGGATCTGTCTCTCTGTTGGTTATCGCCGCTGTTATCAATGAGGCTCAGTGCCAATACCGAAGACCCATGGCCACCATTTTGGACGATGAATCCATCAACCGAGAAGAACTCCCATCTTTTGAGACCCTAATAAAACCCTATCTTGAGGAATGTTTGACAATGGACGACGCGGAAGCAAACCATCAGGGTTGCTCTATATTTCAAATTACGGATGACGGAGGATTCACCATTCCACCTTTTGAATTGTTTGTCCAGAAGGCGATTGACGTTTGCAAGAAAGCGACGGGAAATATAGCGGGGTGCACCGAACTTCAATCTCCCAATGGAGAGTATGTAATTCCATCAATTGAGGAAATGCAGAAAAAATTCCTGAGCGAATGTAAGGTTGTTGATTCGAGCGGTTCAACTTCCAATCAGAGCTCTTGGTGCAGACTTTTCAGACCAGAATAA